Genomic DNA from Methanofollis sp. W23:
TCCACAAACGGCTCAACGAGAAGCAGCCTGTCGTCAGGAAGGCCGTCCTTGACCTCGGCTACAACACTACCGAAGTCCGCGGCACGACTGCGGTCGTGGCCTGTGGGATCGCCGCCTCCTATGTGCAGGAGGTGCTCCCGGCCGACGTCTCCTTCATGAAGATTGGGTGCTTCCCGGTCGACCCGGCCTGGATGGAAGAGTTTGTCCAGGCGCACGAGACCGTGCTGGTCATCGAGGAAGGCGCACCGGTCGTCGAAGAACGGCTCCGCCAGCTCTCCTGCGGCGTGAAGGTCTTTGGACAGATGGACGGGACCGTCCCGAAAGAGGGCGAGTTCTCCCCGGCTCTCGTTGCTGACGCAATGGTGCAGGCCGGGATTCTCCAGGCTTCACCCTTCCAGGCTCCCGCCGCCCCGGCCCCAGACCTCCCGCCCCGGCCCCCGATCCTCTGCGCCGGGTGCCCGCACCGTTCGGTCTTTTATGCGATCAAGCGGGCCTTCCCTGACGGCATCTACCCTTCAGACATCGGGTGCTACACCCTCGGCCTCCAACTCGGCACCGTGGACACCACCATCTGCATGGGCGCCTCGGTCACCGTCGGGAGCGGGATCGCCCACTCTGGTGAAGAACGGCCGGTCGTCGCCACCATCGGCGACTCGACCTTCCTCCACACCGGGGTTCAGGGGCTCCTCAACGCCGTATACAACAATGCCGAGATGACCCTCGTCATCCTGGACAACCGGATCACGGCGATGACCGGCCACCAGCCAAACCCCTGCACCGGTGAGACAGCGATGGGCGCAGCGAGTGTCCCGGTCTCCCTCGAAGCCCTCTGCCGGGCCTGCGGGGTGCAGTTCGTCGAGACCGTCGACCCCTACGACTTCACCGCCACCCTCCAGGCACTCAAGGAGGCGAAGGCGCGGCCAGGCGTCAAGGTGCTCATCGCCAAACAGGCCTGCGTCATCACCGCGAGACGGGCGAAGATCAGGCGGTGGCGCTACGTCGTCGACCCTGAGGTCTGCACCGCGTGCGGCGCCTGCCTCAGGTTCGGGTGCCCGGCCCTCGGGCGCGACGAGAATGACAGGGCCGTGATCAATGAACTCTG
This window encodes:
- the iorA gene encoding indolepyruvate ferredoxin oxidoreductase subunit alpha: MVKRYLLGNEAIAHACIEAGIDFASGYPGTPSSEVVDTLRAQKEREFYIEWSVNEKVAFENALAASWCGLRSMVTMKHVGLNVAADPLMTSAYTGAKGGFVVLSADDPYAHSSQNEQDTRRYAHFAKIPCMVPASVQEAHDMMKDAFALSEEVGLPVLFRPTTRICHSKGDVDLAEVSQEHRTGAFEKDPAQYVVVPAHTRMLHKRLNEKQPVVRKAVLDLGYNTTEVRGTTAVVACGIAASYVQEVLPADVSFMKIGCFPVDPAWMEEFVQAHETVLVIEEGAPVVEERLRQLSCGVKVFGQMDGTVPKEGEFSPALVADAMVQAGILQASPFQAPAAPAPDLPPRPPILCAGCPHRSVFYAIKRAFPDGIYPSDIGCYTLGLQLGTVDTTICMGASVTVGSGIAHSGEERPVVATIGDSTFLHTGVQGLLNAVYNNAEMTLVILDNRITAMTGHQPNPCTGETAMGAASVPVSLEALCRACGVQFVETVDPYDFTATLQALKEAKARPGVKVLIAKQACVITARRAKIRRWRYVVDPEVCTACGACLRFGCPALGRDENDRAVINELCNGCGVCADLCPTGAIGKEGRK